A single region of the Salvelinus sp. IW2-2015 unplaced genomic scaffold, ASM291031v2 Un_scaffold992, whole genome shotgun sequence genome encodes:
- the fmc1 gene encoding protein FMC1 homolog — MASLSSPLRLCRGILREIRAIKGLEYKQSLAYNYVLDQFRKNQITGERYCRAQEEALHASHSYLCLLTSTRQHMALYDMYHGKGQRDTEEMAGIVGLRLPTQPGGKGWEK; from the exons ATGGCGTCGTTGTCTTCACCTCTCCGCCTTTGCCGGGGGATCCTGAGGGAGATACGAGCGATTAAAGGACTGGAATACAAACAGTCTTTGGCATACAATTATGTTTTAGATCAATTCCGTAAAAACCAG ATCACTGGGGAGAGATATTGTCGTGCTCAGGAGGAGGCCCTCCATGCTTCGCACAGCTACCTCTGTCTGCTCACCTCCACCCGGCAACACATGGCTCTCTACGACATGTACCATGGGAAAGGGCAGCGTGACACAGAGGAGATGGCAGGAATTGTGGGGCTCAGGCTGCCCACTCAGCCTGGAGGGAAGGGCTGGGAGAAGTGA
- the LOC111981222 gene encoding heme-binding protein 1-like, protein MFGMIKNSIFGNTEETDYKLLSSETKEGVSYEVRRYDGAKYASVSSEGRTFDQVTGELVRKLLVYIGGSNDQGEAMGTTAPVIITVYPRDDGVMSRRLVVSLRIPTNYQVSPPVPIDSAIRIEDRPGMTVYSLQFGGFAGETEYRAEASRLTKTLGETAPFQRKQYFCCTYDPPMKPYGRRNEVWFLQEEP, encoded by the exons ATGTTTGGAATGATAAAGAATTCCATTTTCGGGAACACCGAAGAAACGGACTACAAATTGCTCAGCAGCGAGACCAAG GAGGGGGTCAGCTACGAGGTGCGGAGGTACGATGGTGCAAAGTATGCCTCAGTGAGCTCAGAGGGGCGGACCTTTGACCAGGTGACAGGGGAGCTAGTGAGGAAGCTTCTCGTGTACATTGGGGGAAGCAACGACCAAg GGGAGGCAATGGGGACGACAGCACCGGTTATCATCACAGTATATCCCAGGGACGATGGTGTGATGTCACGCCGTTTGGTGGTTAGCCTCAGGATTCCCACCAACTACCAAGTCAGTCCCCCTGTGCCCATCGACAGTGCCATCAGAATCGAGGATCGACCCGGCATGACTGTCTACTCACT GCAGTTTGGAGGCTTCGCAGGGGAGACTGAGTACCGAGCAGAGGCCTCTCGCCTAACCAAAACTCTTGGTGAGACTGCCCCCTTTCAGCGGAAACAGTACTTCTGCTGCACCTACGACCCGCCCATGAAACCCTACGGCCGACGCAACGAGGTGTGGTTCCTACAGGAGGAGCCATAA
- the wbp2nl gene encoding postacrosomal sheath WW domain-binding protein — translation MALNRNHSQNGGVLINNGESVLRECKNVELSFSDVTSKTDLLRGTKKGTVYLTPYRLVFVSSNXKDSLGSVMFPYYLMKGCSIEQPVFAANYIRGTVSAEAGGGWEGQASFKMSFSSGGAIELGQHLFKLATNASRAPPAQNGGASFGYPSPGVMNGYGPPPVPQNYPYEPPPQQNGFYQAPPGNMGYPYPMAAAGMYPSAPAYMAPPPPYPGPPQNWAAPPAGNAKAAEAAGSAYFNPNNPHNVYMPMEQPPPYAPSAPPAPYPGYPEKKNN, via the exons ATGGCTTTGAATCGAAATCATTCTCAAAACGGAGGAGTTTTGATTAACAACGGCGAGAG TGTGTTGAGGGAATGCAAGAATGTGGAGCTGTCCTTCAGTGATGTCACCAGCAAGACAGACCTGCTGAGGGGGACCAAGAAAGGGACTGTTTACCTCACTCCATACAGG TTGGTGTTTGTGTCCAGTAATGRCAAGGACAGCCTGGGGTCTGTGATGTTCCCGTACTACCTGATGAAGGGCTGCAGCATCGAGCAGCCAGTCTTCGCTGCCAATTACATCAGGGGCACAGTGTCTGCTGAGGCTGGGG GAGGCTGGGAAGGCCAGGCTAGCTTCAAGATGTCTTTTTCCAGTGGGGGAGCCATCGAGTTAGGTCAGCACCTCTTCAAACTGGCAACAAATG CATCTCGTGCCCCTCCTGCTCAAAACGGAGGTGCCTCCTTTGGCTATCCCTCTCCTGGAGTGATGAATGGCTACGGCCCACCACCTGTTCCTCAGAACTACCCGTATGAACCCCCACCCCAGCAGAATGGTTTCTACCAGGCTCCCCCAGGCAACATGGGCTATCCCTACCCTATGGCAGCCGCAG GAATGTACCCATCTGCCCCTGCCTACATGGCCCCACCTCCCCCCTATCCTGGGCCCCCCCAAAACTGGGCTGCTCCCCCTGCAG GTAATGCCAAGGCAGCAGAGGCAGCAGGCAGCGCCTATTTCAACCCCAACAACCCCCACAATGTCTACATGCCCATG GAACAGCCTCCTCCCTATGCACCTTCTGCCCCTCCTGCTCCTTACCCAGGCTATCCAGAGAAGAAGAACAACTAA